GGTGATCATCGCCTGGGTCCAGCCGATGTTGTCGAAGTGGCCGTAGTCCTGGAAGAGCTTGACGCCCTCGGCCGGCAGACCCGTCTTGAGCTTGGTGGCCGACGCGGCGATCGAGGCGCGCGGCGGGATGTGGAAGCCGTAGGAGGTGGCCCAGTCCTCCTGGTCCTTCTTCTGGTCGATCCACAGCCACTTCACGTACTCCTTGGCCGCGTCGACGTTCGCGCCCTTGGCGTTGACGAACATCGACCAACCGCCGTTGTAGACCGACTGCTTGCCGGAGTCGATGGTCTTCGGGAACGGGAAGATCCCGATGTCGTCGCCGAGCGCCTTCTGGAACTGCGGCATGGCCCACATACCGCAGAACTGGATCGCGCACAGGCCCTGGTTGAGGGCGGACGGGTCCCAGTAGTCCGTCGGGGCGTCGAGCAGCAGGTCGCCGCTGGTGAACAGCTTGCGCATCTTCTTGATGCCCTCGATGACGCCCGGCGTGTGGTACGCGATCTCGTTCTTGTCGTTGAGGGTGTCGGCGCCGGCCGACCAGATCATCGGGCTGATGACGGCGTGCAGGTCGTTGCCGAGGTACAGGCCCTTGACCTTGCCGGTGGTGAGCTTGGCGGCGGTCTCGATCAGCTCGTCGAGGGTCTCCGGGACCGTCACGCCGGCCTTCTTGAACAGGGAGGGCCGGTAGAAGAAGAACTGCGGGTCGTCGATCATCCGGACGCCGTAGATCTTCCCGTCCACCGTGTGCGAGGCGATGTCGGCCGGGTTGAAGTCGGACTTGACCGGGTCGATGATGTCGCTCAGGTCGGCCACCTGACCGCTCTTCACCATCTGGATCTGCGGGTGGAACTCGAAGAGGTCGGGCGCGTTCTTGGTGAGCAGTGTCGCGAACAGCTTGCTCTCGTAGTCGCTGCTGGTGATCCACTGCGTGGCCACGTTCGCCTTGGAGTACGCCTTCGCGTAGCGCTTGATGGCCTGTTCCGTCCCGGCCTCGCCGTACGCGTGGAACATCTGGGTGAGCTGCTTGCCCGAACCACCGCTCGCGCCCCGCCCGTTGTTGCCGCCGCAAGCGGCCAGCGTTCCCGCGGCCGCCATCCCTGCGGCCGCCCGGAATATCGATCGGCGGGACCAGTTGCTGTTGCTCATTGCCGACATGGTGACGTCCTTGTCTCTCGCGCGGCTGCGGCTCCACGGCTCCACGACTGAGTGGCGGCCAGTGGCTCAATTCGAGGTGCGGTGCGGGACGTTAACCTTCGCCTAAGCCTTCGGCAAGGGGTTGGACGAAGTCTGTTCGAAGCGTTGTGTAGCGTTCGGGATACCGGACGTGACGAAGGCGCGGGCCGCCGCGGAGGCGACCCGCACCCTGCACTCAGGTGGTCAATACACCTTTGACCAGGCCTCGTTGGCCCCGCCGTTGCAGCTGTAGAGGATCACCTTGCTGCCGTCCGCGGTCGCCTGCCCGCTCACGTCGAGGCACTTCCCGGACGCCTCGCTGAGGATCTGGCCGTTGGCGTTCAGGAGCCATCGTTGGCCTGGGTCGCCCGTGAAGTCGGCGGCGGTCGTCAGTCCCGAACTCCCCACCGTCAGATACCCGTTGGCCGTTTTCAGGCCGCCCTTCGCGTCGTACGACCACGCCTGCTCGGCCCCGCCGGCGCAGGTGGCGAGGGCGGCTCCCGAGGTGTCGGCGGTCAGGCACTTGCCGGACTGGTTGCCCTGGAGGGCGCCGGTGACGGCCGTCGAACTCCCGTGTCCCTTATGGCCTTTGCCGCTCTTGCCGGCCTTCTGGTCGAAGACGTACGTCGTGATCGAGCGGGCCGCGAGCGACGCGGACACCGTCGGGCCGCTCACGTCCGGCGCGGCGACCTTCGCCCAGCTCTCCGTGGCCGAGGTGCGGACCGCCTGCGTCGCGCGCACCGGCACCTTGCTGTTGAAGTGCAGATTCAGCGAAGTGGCCGTCGTGTTCTGGTTGTTGACCACGACGACCCACTTGCCGTCCCGGTCGTACGAGCTGACCTCGACACCGCTCGGCGCGCCCGTCACGTTGTGCGCGACCGAGCCCGGGGTCACGAACTTGCTGTACTGGCCGAGCGCGTAGTACCGCTTGGTGAAGTACAGGGTCTGGTTGCCGTTCGTCGCGTAGTCGGGGTCGTAGTAGATCAGCCCGTCGTTCCAGCCGACGTCGTTGCGCGTGGCCGGGTCCGTGCCGTAGCCGCTGGCGAGGGCCACCCACCACTGGAATGCCGAGTCGTGCGAGCTCGCGAAGTCCTTGTAGATGATGCGGGACATGAGCAGGGCGTTGTCGATGGTCGGGTCGTACTCCTGGTTCCAGCCCGTGGTGCCCTTGCCGAAGCAGCAGATCTCGGTGGCCCAGGAGGGCTTGCCGACCGTCTTCGCCGTCTCGTAGACGTTGCCCAACTGGCCGTCGTTCGGGTTGTTGTACGTGTGGTGCGCGAGCTTCGACACGTACTGCGCGGTGTCCGGCTGCGCGATCCACTGCGGGACCTCGGTCGAGAAGCTGACCGTGCTGCTCGACTCGTCGGCGATGATCGAGGTCTTCTGGTGCCGGGCCCGCTGCTCGGCGCCCAACGCCCGCACGATGTCGTCGCGTTGGTCGACGGTGACCTGCATGCCCTCCTGGCCGCAGTCGCCGAAGTCGTTGTTCGGCTCGTTGAAGGGGCTGATGTAGTCGAACTTCGCGCCCTGTTTGGCGAAGTGGGCGGTGACGTCGGCGACGTACTTCGCGTAGTCGCCCTCGTTCTCCGGCTTCAACTGGCCGCCGCAGCTCTGCCCGTTGGTCGTCCACTGCGCGGGCGCGCTGTTGACGAAGCCGATCAGGTCCTGGACGCCGTACTGCGCGGCGTACCTGAGGAACGTCTGGCCGCCCTTGTCCTTGCTCCAGTCGTACGTGCCGTCGGCGTTCAGGAAGTCCTGTGCGGCGCGGGCCGGGGTGGTGACCGCGGTGCCGCCACCGCCGATGTTGTAGCGGTACGAGGAGAGGTCCAACCCCTTTGAAGAGAAAAGGAGTTGGGCCACCCGGGCCTGGACCGCGGGTGTGAAGTTCTGCAGGTCGTTGACCCACCAGGCGCCGGACGCGCCGATGTTGTCGATGGTCTGGGCCGCGTGGGGGGAGACTTCGGCCGGTGCGACGCCGTCGGCGGTCGCGGGCGGCGCGGAGAGCAGGGCCCCGGTGACGGCGAGCGCGGCTGCCGCTGTCGCGAGGATCGTTCTCCTGGGGTGGGGGTGAGTCACGTGCATCCCTTCCGTCGTCATGAAGGTGGTGCGGTACGGCTCCTTGCCTGGGTCGTGCGCTTGCCGGCCCTCTGCCCCACCGACTGAAGTGCCCCTTCGAGCGCGAACGTCGCCGCGCCGAGGCACGCCGGGTCGGTGAGAATGGGGGAGAGGACGATCTGGGTGGCGGCGAACGGCCGCCTGAGCGCGTGTCGTTGGACGGCCTCGCGCACCTCGTGCAGCAGGGGTTCACCGAGCCTGCGGGCGACCCAGCTGCTGAGCACGACGACTTCGGGGTTGAGGATGTTGACCAGGTTGGCGATGCCCGCGCCGATGTAACGGGCCGTCTCCCGCACGACTTTGAGAGCCACGGGGTCGTTCGCGTCCACGCCGCGCGCCAGGGCGTCGATGGTGGCCGTCTGGTCCTCGGAGTGCAGCAGCGGGCTGCGCGGGCTCAACTCCCGCAGGTTCAGCATGATTCCGGGCGCGCCGACGTATGCCTCGACGCAGCCGTGGTTGCCGCAGCGGCACAGGCGGCCGTCCAGGACGAGTGTCGTATGGCCCCATTCGCCGGCGCTGTTGCTCACCCCCCGGTACAGCGCCCCGCCGAGCGCGAGTCCCGCGCCGACGCCGGTCCCCAGGTTGACCACCACCGCGTCCCCGCGCCCGCGCGCCGCCCCGAACCACATCTCCGCGACCGCGCAGGCGCGCAGCGGATTGTCCAAGTACAGCGGGTAGGCGATGACTTCGGACAGCAGGTCGAGCAACGGCACGTCGTGCCAGTCCCAGTTGGGCGCGTACTCCGAGACGCCGGTGTCGCGGTCCACCTGCCCCGGCACGCTCACCCCGACGCCCAGCACCCGCGCGCCCTCGATGCCGGCCTGCGCGACCACCGAGCCGACGGCGGCGGCCACATGGCTCACCACCTGCTCGGGCAGGCTCTCGCCGGGGCGCATGTCCTCGTCGGCACGGGCCAGCACGTTCAGCCCCAGGTCGAAGAGTTCGACATGGACGTACGTCTCCGCGATGTCGACGCCGATCAGCGCGCCCCCCGACGCGTTGACCGCCACGAGACCGCGCGGGCGGCCTCCCGCCGAGTCCTCGAAGCCGACCTCCGTGATCATCCGGAGGTCGAGCAGCTCACCGACGAGCGTGGCCACCGTGGCCAGGCTCAGCCCGGTCGCGGCGGCCAACTCCTGCCGGGAGGTGGGTGATTCGGCGATGATCTGGCGCAGTACCTCGTAACGGTTCGCGGTTCGGATGTCGCGTGATGTGCGCTTCACCGGAGTGACCGCCATCCCTCCCCCTCGCATCATGCCGAGGCACGACGGCACCGGCGCGCGGCAAGGCTATGGGCAGCGGGTGACGTTCGACAAGGGGTTAGGAAAGGGGCCATACAAAGTCGCCGCCCAGCCGGTCGCCCGACCGGTCACGCGGTCAGTCGCCGAGGACGTCCCGGACGAAGGAGTTGGCGAACGTGCCCTCC
The nucleotide sequence above comes from Streptomyces sp. N50. Encoded proteins:
- a CDS encoding ABC transporter substrate-binding protein, whose product is MSAMSNSNWSRRSIFRAAAGMAAAGTLAACGGNNGRGASGGSGKQLTQMFHAYGEAGTEQAIKRYAKAYSKANVATQWITSSDYESKLFATLLTKNAPDLFEFHPQIQMVKSGQVADLSDIIDPVKSDFNPADIASHTVDGKIYGVRMIDDPQFFFYRPSLFKKAGVTVPETLDELIETAAKLTTGKVKGLYLGNDLHAVISPMIWSAGADTLNDKNEIAYHTPGVIEGIKKMRKLFTSGDLLLDAPTDYWDPSALNQGLCAIQFCGMWAMPQFQKALGDDIGIFPFPKTIDSGKQSVYNGGWSMFVNAKGANVDAAKEYVKWLWIDQKKDQEDWATSYGFHIPPRASIAASATKLKTGLPAEGVKLFQDYGHFDNIGWTQAMITALEDVFANSVRKGGDPEASLDKADTAVNRELKKLFG
- a CDS encoding glycoside hydrolase, with the protein product MHVTHPHPRRTILATAAAALAVTGALLSAPPATADGVAPAEVSPHAAQTIDNIGASGAWWVNDLQNFTPAVQARVAQLLFSSKGLDLSSYRYNIGGGGTAVTTPARAAQDFLNADGTYDWSKDKGGQTFLRYAAQYGVQDLIGFVNSAPAQWTTNGQSCGGQLKPENEGDYAKYVADVTAHFAKQGAKFDYISPFNEPNNDFGDCGQEGMQVTVDQRDDIVRALGAEQRARHQKTSIIADESSSTVSFSTEVPQWIAQPDTAQYVSKLAHHTYNNPNDGQLGNVYETAKTVGKPSWATEICCFGKGTTGWNQEYDPTIDNALLMSRIIYKDFASSHDSAFQWWVALASGYGTDPATRNDVGWNDGLIYYDPDYATNGNQTLYFTKRYYALGQYSKFVTPGSVAHNVTGAPSGVEVSSYDRDGKWVVVVNNQNTTATSLNLHFNSKVPVRATQAVRTSATESWAKVAAPDVSGPTVSASLAARSITTYVFDQKAGKSGKGHKGHGSSTAVTGALQGNQSGKCLTADTSGAALATCAGGAEQAWSYDAKGGLKTANGYLTVGSSGLTTAADFTGDPGQRWLLNANGQILSEASGKCLDVSGQATADGSKVILYSCNGGANEAWSKVY
- a CDS encoding ROK family transcriptional regulator, with translation MAVTPVKRTSRDIRTANRYEVLRQIIAESPTSRQELAAATGLSLATVATLVGELLDLRMITEVGFEDSAGGRPRGLVAVNASGGALIGVDIAETYVHVELFDLGLNVLARADEDMRPGESLPEQVVSHVAAAVGSVVAQAGIEGARVLGVGVSVPGQVDRDTGVSEYAPNWDWHDVPLLDLLSEVIAYPLYLDNPLRACAVAEMWFGAARGRGDAVVVNLGTGVGAGLALGGALYRGVSNSAGEWGHTTLVLDGRLCRCGNHGCVEAYVGAPGIMLNLRELSPRSPLLHSEDQTATIDALARGVDANDPVALKVVRETARYIGAGIANLVNILNPEVVVLSSWVARRLGEPLLHEVREAVQRHALRRPFAATQIVLSPILTDPACLGAATFALEGALQSVGQRAGKRTTQARSRTAPPS